The following proteins come from a genomic window of Flavobacterium crocinum:
- a CDS encoding GntP family permease, producing MSILILTACIIFLILQIAWFKINPFIAFIITSLLAALFLGLPIETISPVLQKGLGEMLGSITLIIVFGTCIGKLAVSSGAAKVIAKTVMNWTGRKYVRLGLMITGFIIGIPLFYSVGFVLLVPLIFSVAHQFKLSKVYLGIPMLASLSVAHGFLPPHPSPMALSSILKADIGLVLIYGIIIAIPTILIAGLWFSTRFKNIKTESDHEILNVEEITNEGKLPSFGLSLFSALFPVFGLTITSLLPLISDNAKLIAVCKIIGDPSIIMLLSLLLCTYTLGIKMNRSMSSVMDDYTQAIKDVALIVLIVGGAGCLKEVMIVSGVNETIVATLNQVNIHPFLLAWIMAAIIRICVGSATAAGLMTASVLLPLLQSNDLDPNLFVLSVGAGSLMCSHVNDPSFWMFKEYFNISLKDTFKSWTVMESLVSVLGIVFIFILNALIH from the coding sequence ATGAGCATTCTCATACTCACTGCATGCATTATTTTTTTAATTCTACAGATTGCCTGGTTTAAAATCAATCCGTTTATAGCTTTTATTATTACGTCCCTTTTGGCTGCGCTTTTTCTGGGATTGCCAATAGAAACGATTTCTCCTGTTTTGCAAAAAGGACTTGGCGAAATGCTCGGTTCGATTACTTTAATTATTGTTTTCGGAACTTGTATTGGTAAACTTGCTGTTTCTTCCGGTGCTGCAAAAGTGATTGCCAAAACGGTTATGAATTGGACTGGAAGAAAATATGTTCGTTTGGGTTTAATGATAACTGGTTTTATAATTGGAATCCCGCTTTTTTACAGCGTTGGTTTTGTGCTTTTAGTTCCGTTAATTTTTTCGGTTGCGCATCAATTTAAACTGTCAAAAGTATATTTAGGAATTCCAATGCTGGCTTCACTTTCTGTTGCACACGGATTTCTGCCTCCGCATCCTTCACCAATGGCTTTGAGCAGCATTTTGAAAGCAGATATCGGATTGGTTTTAATTTACGGAATCATAATCGCGATTCCGACAATATTGATTGCAGGTTTATGGTTTTCAACCCGATTTAAAAACATCAAAACCGAATCGGATCATGAAATTTTAAATGTGGAAGAAATCACCAATGAAGGTAAATTACCCAGTTTTGGTTTGAGTTTATTCTCTGCTTTATTTCCCGTTTTCGGATTAACGATTACTTCTTTACTTCCGCTGATTTCAGATAATGCAAAACTAATCGCTGTCTGCAAAATTATTGGAGATCCAAGTATCATCATGTTATTGTCACTTTTACTTTGTACTTACACTTTAGGAATTAAAATGAACAGAAGTATGTCATCTGTTATGGACGATTATACGCAGGCTATAAAAGATGTCGCTTTAATTGTTTTAATTGTCGGAGGTGCCGGCTGTTTAAAAGAAGTTATGATTGTAAGCGGCGTAAACGAAACTATTGTCGCGACTTTAAATCAGGTTAATATCCATCCCTTTTTATTAGCATGGATAATGGCTGCAATAATTCGTATTTGTGTGGGCTCTGCGACTGCTGCCGGATTAATGACTGCCAGCGTTTTATTACCTTTACTACAATCCAACGATTTAGACCCTAATCTCTTTGTATTATCTGTCGGGGCCGGAAGCTTAATGTGTTCTCATGTTAACGATCCGAGTTTCTGGATGTTCAAGGAATATTTTAATATCAGTCTAAAAGACACTTTTAAATCCTGGACCGTAATGGAATCATTGGTTTCTGTTCTGGGAATTGTATTTATATTTATTTTAAACGCTTTAATACATTAA
- a CDS encoding RidA family protein, translated as MSLNPQEKFESLGLSLPPSPQPLGIYKPYLVDGKYLYLSGHGPVQDDKSLIIGRIGEDMDIEAGKLAARQVGLTMLSTIVTNFGSLSKVKRVIKVLGMVNCTSDFLRHPYVINGCSELFAEVWGQENGIGVRSAVGFGSLPDNIPVEVEALFELY; from the coding sequence ATGAGTTTAAATCCGCAAGAAAAATTCGAAAGTCTGGGTTTGTCATTACCTCCTTCTCCACAGCCTTTGGGTATTTACAAACCGTATTTAGTAGACGGAAAATATTTATATCTATCCGGACACGGCCCTGTTCAGGATGACAAATCTTTAATTATTGGCCGTATTGGAGAAGACATGGATATCGAGGCTGGAAAACTAGCTGCAAGACAAGTTGGATTGACTATGCTTTCGACAATTGTAACCAATTTTGGAAGTTTAAGCAAAGTAAAAAGAGTCATCAAAGTTTTAGGAATGGTAAATTGTACCTCAGATTTCCTAAGACATCCTTACGTAATAAATGGTTGCAGCGAATTATTTGCAGAAGTTTGGGGACAAGAAAACGGAATCGGCGTGAGAAGTGCTGTCGGATTTGGATCACTTCCTGATAATATTCCGGTTGAAGTAGAAGCGCTTTTTGAATTGTACTAA
- a CDS encoding D-TA family PLP-dependent enzyme, with the protein MQKNWWEINSETLIDTPFLAVYEDRVRQNIEKLISYVKGDTQRLRPHIKTHKNAEILELFKIYNIKKIKCATIAEAELAANQNIEDILLAYQPVGLKAERWISLIKKFPEIHFSTITDNLKTASDLDGIAKKNNLILSVYLDLNTGMNRTGFSISENWIGLIDQISQLKNIQFEGIHIYDGHIKGSVEERNLEASKSFEQIISKAENFKIVAGGSNTFPFYAKQENVECSPGTFVFWDSNYQNNLPEQDFKPALVIVGTIISKPTKNTFCVDIGYKAVSSENPIDKRLVVLNDENLIPTAHSEEHLVVENRGQNEYEIGNIIYAEPYHVCPTVALYDNLQAVNKKHQIYAQWPVGARGRKNTI; encoded by the coding sequence ATGCAAAAGAACTGGTGGGAAATAAATTCTGAAACACTTATCGATACTCCGTTTTTAGCAGTTTACGAAGATCGGGTAAGACAAAATATTGAAAAGCTCATTTCTTATGTAAAAGGTGACACGCAGCGATTGCGCCCGCATATTAAAACACATAAAAATGCCGAAATTTTAGAGCTTTTTAAAATTTATAATATCAAGAAAATAAAATGCGCTACAATTGCTGAAGCTGAACTGGCCGCCAATCAAAATATCGAAGACATTCTTTTAGCTTATCAACCTGTTGGATTAAAAGCCGAAAGATGGATTTCATTAATTAAAAAATTTCCTGAGATTCATTTTTCAACTATTACAGACAATTTGAAAACGGCTTCTGATTTAGATGGAATTGCTAAAAAAAACAATCTTATTTTGTCTGTTTATTTAGATTTAAATACCGGAATGAACCGAACTGGTTTTTCAATTTCAGAAAATTGGATTGGGTTAATTGACCAAATTTCACAATTAAAAAATATTCAATTTGAAGGGATCCATATTTATGATGGTCATATAAAAGGAAGTGTTGAAGAAAGAAATTTAGAAGCTTCTAAGTCTTTTGAGCAAATTATCAGTAAAGCAGAAAACTTTAAAATTGTTGCTGGAGGTTCTAATACTTTTCCGTTTTATGCCAAACAGGAAAATGTAGAATGTAGTCCGGGAACTTTTGTTTTTTGGGATTCTAATTATCAAAATAACTTACCCGAGCAGGATTTTAAACCTGCATTAGTAATCGTTGGAACCATTATTTCAAAACCTACAAAAAACACTTTTTGTGTCGATATTGGTTATAAAGCGGTTTCATCAGAAAATCCGATTGACAAAAGATTGGTTGTTTTGAATGATGAAAATCTTATTCCAACTGCACATTCTGAAGAACATTTGGTTGTAGAAAATCGAGGCCAGAATGAATATGAAATTGGCAATATTATTTATGCTGAACCATATCATGTTTGTCCAACTGTTGCCTTATATGACAATCTTCAGGCGGTGAATAAAAAACATCAAATTTATGCGCAATGGCCTGTTGGTGCGCGAGGCCGAAAAAATACTATTTAA